ttacatattataattataatttggcCCTTTTCACTGTTAATATTTCATTCTTTGGTGTAACAATGGGATGTGATGAAAGTGAATTTGCTTTTGTGCTTACCAATTATACTCAATTAGCTCAACATAATGTCTTTTTCTAAAAGTTCCAAGTACTTGTGTTATCTCTCTCTAATTTGTATAAAAAGTTGTTTGAAATTTGTATGTGTAAATTTGAGTTTTCGACATAATTTCTTACTATTAGATTAAGTAAAAAGATATATATCTGAATTCGCAATTGTGCTCGTGGTGGTCTGATCCAAAGATTTACAACTAATTATACATTAAAATCGTGGTACTGCCGCAACTTAAATCTTATCAATGAAATTATATCATAAACGTGGAGTGTCCATGGAGATATATACATATTGGAACTTGCAGCACATGATGttagatatattaaaaaaagtgaaataaaaaatcaaatggaTGCTGAATTTGTTATTCATTCTTTATGCAAAGTACTTGCATCATTGCCTTGGCTGTTTGCCACTATTTTTCTTGGTTGATAATATGCATGGTcctattttaattttcttctcAAGTACTGAGCCAAAAATGGTATTCAACTTCTCTGTTGGAGACCAAAAAGGAAGAAGATTATCAGCAAAAAAAGATGATTATTAGCGTTTTCGACGTATTAGGCTATCAGCGATAGCCACGACTACttgattaaatatataatttgcatgtgtatgtgtatatatgtatctagGTACATTTTATATATCAATGCAAGGAGAACAAATTTGAAGAAAACATGTTGAAGTGGTTAAAACTGTTGAATGATTTTTGTGCTTCAAGTCTCTAGAAATAGCAAATCAAAGAGACAATTGGAGACAAAATGCCATTTCTGTTGACATGAGATTCGAACTTTCCGTCTTTTCAATGCCTAAAGAAAATGGTGGGGAGGAGCCATTCTACTACTTTCGATCAACATAAAGATGAAGCAGTCCAattccattattattattattattattattaatatattttttaatgttagGCTTGCTAACTTATGCAGCTAAGAGTGAGAACTAACTTGTCTTTATTTTTACACTTGagaatgttattttattttgtcaCGATCGAGTGCATTTGGAAAGGGAAGATCTTACACCAGCCGTGGTGTGGTTCTTTAAAGGGAAAAATATCTGAGAAAACAATGTAATGTGTGGACAGGGAAACACTTCTACATTATTAGCCATGAAACTAGCTAGCTTCAGCCACAGGAACCCcgaaaattcaataaatatttatcaaacgAAATTCGGAAATCTGACAAATAGAGGAAGGAAATTTTGGGGTAAATTGTAAGATTTGTATTgtattttgatcatttcattaaaaaaaaatttactgtcCAATTTGGGACTAAACTGCGGGTGTTGGTTAACTTGTCTAAATATAAAGGAATTCCTACAGCCTAGGCCAGCCCCCGACTTGCATCCGCCACTGGTACTTTGGAACACATATTCTTACCAATTGGTTCAAGCTGATTCTTCCCATTTCAGATTGCAAACTCTTATGCTTATAAAACATACAACTATATTTGTCTCGagttcatacaaaatacatagaaattttaacaaaatgaaaatttttttttaaaaaaaatccactTTCAACAGTAATCTAAGTATATATGCACGAGTAATTTAATGTAATTGAGCTTGGGCTTATTTGATCTTAAGGAGTACTCTCCCCTTAATATGTGTATttctaatattaaattatgcatTTAATTATTAATGTCTTTCAAATGCAACATAGATTAAGTGGACTCAGATCGGTCTATGATACATGATGTGATCCGAGTGAAATGGACGAGctgggtaaggagctccaacggatctgctatcaatataatgaagggaataagagtaAGGAGATATATCTCCGCAATATGGcttcagctgtaacctgcacacaaggagaTGAATTCGTGAATGGACGTCGGAGGGGAGTCcgacgtggccactccgatgcttaagtcagtgaaggACTCAACAAAataccaatgtaaccaagtgatgattgtgatattggtgtaagagtgtagacaataaaatgaatgaatctaaatgtaaagggagaacctggtatttatactaggagaagtaatgatgacctcgttcttcgtgctacctactaattatggtagggcggctacattctgacatgtcaaatcatacactagtcacatcccgcctgtctgactttgtcaaccacttggattagtgtcagagataggacggtcgcccacatccaattctgctagtgtactcgagtgcggtgctcatatcgagatggcccggttagaatgcctatcgggggcttatataagagcccgAGCGTCTGGTTGCCCGGAGAGTAaagcccgggcttgcacctgcccggattcagaagaatccatcctgcagattaaccctgatttgggaatccatctgatatcccgggttatccatgacccgggctcttacaggggtatcatcacatatcccttaaatagtcgggctagagtcatactcgctgtcccgattatTCATGCTTTGATTCCCAAAGAGATGATCAATCTGGTTttataaaagcatcgggggcttcatgTCTCCCAGAGATGGGATGAGGAGCCGGAGTCTCGTGTCTCATGGACTTGAGATAAGATGTCGGGACCTCGTATCTCCCGGACTcgaaatggtcgaggtgcggagccccaaaccaggtttgagaaccctgggcttataaataaccaaggtgcggagccttggctTTCATGAATGGTCGAGAgacggagccccgagccagggtacggagccctggacttGGCAGATGGCCGAggtacgggtccccgggccagGGTTCGGAGCCATGGACTTAATGAGcaaccagggtacggagccccgagccagggtgcggagccctggacttaatagatgaccgaggtacgggtccccgggccagggtacgggtccctggacttaatgagcaGCCAGGGTACAGAGCCCTGGGTCTTGGAGtagtcgaggtgcggagcctcgAGCCAAGGTGCGGggccctggacttaatagatgaccgaggtacgggtccccgggccagggtacgggtccctggacttaatgagcagccagggtacggagccctgggtcttggagtggtcctcgggccagggtacgggtccctgcacttaatagatgaccgaggtacgggtcccaggccagggtacgggtccctggacttaatgagcagccagggtacggagccctgggtcttgaagtggtcgaggtgcggagctcCGAGCCAGAGTGCggagccctggacttaatagatgacCTAGGTACAGGTCCCAGGGCCAGGGTGCGGAGCCCTGGACTTAAGATAaggtgccggggcctcataCCTCCCGGACTTAAGAATAAGATGCTGGCGCCTCATGCTATCTCTGACTTAAGATAATGTGCCGGGGCCTCGTATCTCccggactttaaaagatttttgcTTCTCCTGTTgtcttagttttttttaaaaccaaatcaCTAACCTGGAAATACTGAATCCGAATTCATTTCCGGTAGAGTGAAACTTCTCTGGTTGAGCTAAATTAGGTGACTAATATAGTTGTATGCTGCTGAGTGCATAGCAAATACTCTTCCACGCCAATCTTGGATAGCCGCTGAGCTTTGAGCCCATATAAAATCCACATATAAGATCTGAGTGTCGAGCTGGTCGGActtatttttgaatggaaaccATATCTACGTCTTAAGCtcaatttcccacagacggcgccaatgatgcgatccgggtgaaatggacgagctgggtaaggagctccagcggatctgctatcaatataatgaagggaataagagtaAGGAGATATATCTCCGCAATATGGCTTCAGCTGTAGCCTgcacacaaggagatgaactcgtgaatgggcgtcggaggagagtccggcgtggccactgcgatgcttaagtcagtgaaggactcaacaaaagaccaatgtaaccaagtgatgattgtgatattggtgtaagagtgtagacaataaaatgaatgaatctaaatgtaaagggagaacctggtatttatagtaggagaagtaatgatgacctcgttcttcgtgctacctactaattatagtagggcggctacattctgacatgtcaaatcatacactagtcacatctcgcttgtctgactttgtcaaccacttggattagtgtcagagataggacggtcgcccacatccaattctgctagtgtactcgagtgcggtgctcatatcgaggtggcccggttagaatgcctatcgggggcttatataagagcccgggcgtctggttgcccggggagtagcgcccgggcttgcacctgcccggcttcagaagaatccatcctgcagattAACCCtaatttgggaatccatctgatatcccgggttatccatgacccgggctcttacaggggtatcaaTACATATGAAATAACATTCTCTATATGTTTTAATACAttaacattttcaaataatcctctaaattcaaaataaaaatatgcaggGTCCCTGGCCCGGATGATTAATTGAAATATACTGTATTAAAGTAGAAGGGAATGTTACTCCAACTATAGCGTAGACTCAATTGTGTCCGAGTGTTAAATGGAGTAGAGAAAAAGATTGATTTCGTGtatttttctttctatttttaaaaaacatttttttggttttgaGAGTACAACAATAATTCAAAAAAGTACAACTTTAGAATAGaacaattattataatatatttgcaCCATTTTATGCTGAAAAAACCCTACTTTAAAGTGgaattattgttgttgttgttactattatttttaattacaatGGGAtggattatttttattttaacgtGAATTTGAACTTACGATTTTTCTTTGGTGAGAAAAATTTATATCACCATACCACTGATGTGTTAGATAAAGAACGCAATCTTCTTGGCAAAACGGCTACAGTCAACTATATCGGAAGAGGCATATCCAACTAGTTGTTATTCCAATAGTCAAGATCCACTACAAATGGTGCTCTTGTGTAATGTGAATGTATatcatttataaataataagataggaacaaattaaataatgtgCAAGTCGAGGAAGAATCTTAAACAAGTTGCACGTGAGCTATTCGAATTTCGATAAAAGTTTGTTTAAGTTCATTTGATAAGCctcgttaagataaacaaactCAGCTCAAGTTTTACAATATTCGATTCGTTTGTTCATGAACAGGTTGTAGGTTAATTAGTCAGCTCTTAGATGAAAAAACAAATATCAACTTATTAGACTAAAATTTCAAGTGacacaaaattttgtttataCGATACAATATATTACTAACATGTCCAAGACATGCCAGTGCTCcgtgaaaaaaataaagaaagtaaAAGTGTTGGAGCGCAATAATTACTTTTTCtaagataatgatcaatttgagtTGCATTGTTACCACTATATATACTTTTTGGTAAAAAGAAAATTACGTATACAATTAATATAAGAGTCAAGGTTACGAGTTCGATTATTAAGAGTATAATTATTGGGATGAGATTATCGGGGGTGCAATAATTTCTCTTGCTAGAACACCGATCAAACTGTACCTGTaaattttggtaaagcggcaaacaCTCTGTCCTACAAAAATCAAATACAACTTATTGGATAAAAATTAAACTTAGAAGATTCACGGgatcaaaagtaaaaaaaatgtaaacttATAGGATGaaaaacattaattttctcTAAATAGTACttattcattaaaaataacAGAAAATTCATTGTGTTTTTAAGAACAGagattatttttgtaaatatgtcCTATTTAATAGTAGTAAAATAGTATTATAGATATACTATGAATATTGATggcatatatataattatatttcatattttcatattgTATTGAAATTTCTGTAATTTAGGCGTAATCCGGGCCAGGGAGGACAAATTCTATAATAGGAAGACAAAACGATGGTTTTCAAGATTctaagccaaaaaaaaaaaacaagaagataaATCCTACAATGTCTCGTTGTAATGACAAGAAAACAATGTGACAAGTGAAATTACCAAATTTTAATTGGATAAGAGTACACCAAAAATAATAacctcaaaatttcaaaaacttatGAATCTATGAAGATTATtctaaaaaaaggaaaaaaaaaaatttcgttgCATTCTTTGTTTGCCACGTGGCTTGTGGGCCATCTCCATTGTATGGCCAATAGGAAAACAATGCCTAATCCTCAAGATTTTAATTTGTGTCCACAATTCCAAGTTTCCCCATACTATAAGTTATCCCACACGACTTCCCTTATCTCTTCAGAGTGGCTCTCACTGCTCTTGCATTCGAATACATACTCCACAATCTTACATCACATACACTTCGATCACTTACAGCAATGGTTGCCGCAGTCTCGACCATTGGATCCGTTAACCGGGCGCCGGTATTCTAATTTCTTCGTGTTTTGTAGGGGTTTATAAGTTTGTGTCCTGTATAGATATAATGTGATATTGGCTTTCGTTAAAGTCCAAGTTTTGCATCAAAATGGAAACTAATCTAAACAAACTTCAAGCATTTTCTTGACTTTACTAGTATGATCAATTACATCAAGAGTATATCAAGATCAAGTTGAATATTACAGGTGAGTTTGAATGGATCTGGGGCTGGAGCTGCAGTCCCCAGCTCATCCTTCTTTGGAAGTAGCTTAAAGAAGGTGAATTTGGCATTCGTCCCAAAGAGTTCGCCTTCGAGTTTCAAGATCGTGGCGGAGGACAAATGGAAGGGACTTGGTGAAGATATTTCCGATGATCAACAAGATATTACTAGAGGAAAGGGTATGGTTGATGCTCTCTTTCAAGCTCCTTCCGGAATGGGAACACACGACGCCGTCCTTAGCTCGTACGAGTACATCAGCCAGGGACTTAAAACGTAATACTGTTATATTCTCACTTATGGTTTTCTGTATAATTGTTTCATATATTAGTGAAAATTAGCAtgacaaatattaaaaatgttaatatatCATTGCTACCAGATATAATAACATTGACAACATAGAGTCTGGATATTACATTTCTCCGTCTTTCATGGACAAGGTTGTGGTTCACATCACCAAGAACTTCATGACATTGCCTAACATCAAGGTGATCTCATATGCAAGTCATCTTAATtatataatgattttattagttaaaacatatcatttttataagATCCTTCTTCGATGAAGATAGAAGGTTAAAAAGTACGTACCCTTTTATGTATGTTTATTCAAAGAATAATACTTGATTCGAGGTTGTTAATGTTCGACAGGTTCCTCTTATTTTGGGTGTTTGGGGAGGCAAAGGGCAAGGAAAATCATTCCAATGCGAGCTTGTCTTCGCCAAGATGGGAATCAAGTATGTTGCATATAAATTGTTGTTGGTTGGTTTATGATCTCAATATCTGAAAAATATGATAAGAAAATCCACCTGACCAATACTTGTTTGAACAGCCCTATCATGATGAGTGCCGGAGAGCTCGAAAGCGGGAACGCCGGAGAGCCCGCGAAGCTGATCAGGCAACGGTACCGTGAAGCAGCCGACATCATCAGGAAGGGAAAGATGTGCTGCCTCTTCATCAACGATCTCGACGCCGGCGCGGGGCGTATGGGCGGGACGACTCAGTACACCGTCAATAACCAGATGGTGAACGCCACGCTCATGAACATCGCCGATAACCCCACCAACGTGCAGCTCCCTGGCATGTACAACAAAGAAGAGAACCCCCGTGTGCCTATCATCTGCACGGGTAACGACTTCTCCACATTGTATGCTCCCCTCATTCGTGACGGGCGTATGGAGAAGTTCTACTGGGCTCCCACACGTGACGACCGTATCGGCGTTTGCACCGGCATTTTCCGTACCGACAACGTCCCGTTGGAGGCCATCGTAACCCTGGTCGACACCTTCCCAGGCCAATCCATCGGTATGCTAGCTACCTTCATATCCTTCAATCTTGTTCTAAACCAccatacatatttatttatttgcaaCTAAAATATCGGATAAACTGCAGATTTCTTTGGCGCTTTGAGGGCAAGAGTGTATGACGACGAAGTGAGAAAGTGGGTTTCAAATGTCGGAGTCGATCTGGTGGGCCGGAAACTAGTTAACTCGAGGGAAGGACCGCCGAAATTCGAGCAGCCCAAGATGACATTAGAGAAGCTGCTGGAGTATGGATACATGCTTGTGAAGGAGCAGGAGAATGTGAAGAGGGTGCAATTGGCTGaaacatacttgaaagaagCTGCCCTTGGAGATGCTAACAAAGATGCCATTGACAGTGGAGCTTTCTTCAAGTGATCAGCTTTCCATGTaagaattaattgattaaatccaccttaatttcataaatattataagatgaaacatttaattttattttgtttattttatttcaggttATAATACAAATATGCAGCAAAGTGAGTGAATGTTCCTGTGCCTAAAGTTTGTAGAAACTGATCACCATAACGCAACTAGTTAATTTTGGTGATTGTTATCCTGTAATTGTGTGATAATATCATACACTTCAGCCTGTGTTCATAAATTTATTCTgttaatccttttttttttattttctttttgcttCAAAGATTTTCTTTTTCGAATCGTTGTTGTGCCTCTTACTGCTTGGattaataattgtttttttttcccccAGAAAAAAGACTTTAAGTGGCTCTAAGTTATAGGGAAAATAACCAATAATAACATGATTCTCTACACCAAAATCCGATGATGCAGTGTTGCTTTCAAATAGATATTCGGAAATAACAAGCCTGTTGCAAACACACTTAAACCAGTATATTATTCACAACAAAATATGTTCTTATATACTAAACGGGGTAAGTACTGGTCTAAAAtctatattgtatttttaattttttacttttatttatttattattcttaatttttaaataagtttaaaataaaacttCGTAGCAATTTTGAGCAATTGTGGTGTTGAGGGACGCGGGTAGGGAGGAGAGTAGACTTGAAGGGGGAGcaaaaaacttataatattaaacaattaccTCGATGACAACAAATTTCCTCCTCCATGtttgtaatataataataataaaaaaaaatcattcatccctcatattgtaatttttttaaaaaaaaacaatcca
This window of the Primulina huaijiensis isolate GDHJ02 chromosome 3, ASM1229523v2, whole genome shotgun sequence genome carries:
- the LOC140973917 gene encoding ribulose bisphosphate carboxylase/oxygenase activase 2, chloroplastic-like, producing the protein MVAAVSTIGSVNRAPVSLNGSGAGAAVPSSSFFGSSLKKVNLAFVPKSSPSSFKIVAEDKWKGLGEDISDDQQDITRGKGMVDALFQAPSGMGTHDAVLSSYEYISQGLKTYNNIDNIESGYYISPSFMDKVVVHITKNFMTLPNIKVPLILGVWGGKGQGKSFQCELVFAKMGINPIMMSAGELESGNAGEPAKLIRQRYREAADIIRKGKMCCLFINDLDAGAGRMGGTTQYTVNNQMVNATLMNIADNPTNVQLPGMYNKEENPRVPIICTGNDFSTLYAPLIRDGRMEKFYWAPTRDDRIGVCTGIFRTDNVPLEAIVTLVDTFPGQSIDFFGALRARVYDDEVRKWVSNVGVDLVGRKLVNSREGPPKFEQPKMTLEKLLEYGYMLVKEQENVKRVQLAETYLKEAALGDANKDAIDSGAFFK